A genome region from Bacteroidota bacterium includes the following:
- a CDS encoding M1 family metallopeptidase, translating to MKRLSIYLLSLVLCLMSCVSSLATSAQDTSICYLRDEGGKPHDHNVDFTKMALSVKFNTKEGIVFGNVKYDFRPIQYVVDTLFLNAPDIAIKKVLLDGKETPFAMDSEGVTIRFLQAMNWNKSYKLDITYEATPRRGLYFIGWNVNAKNPDGDRYFTRKQIWTQGQLTDNRYWIPCYDFVNDKMITETVITFDSSYTVVSNGSLKSKKYNADGTATWHYAMNKPMVPYLIMLAIDKYKYKDYKSKNGMVSRQYYYDNLPQTVAPTYKYSAEMMDWLSTELETKYPWLTYANIPVQDFMYGAMENTTATVYGDFSLNDARMEMDRQYLGTNAHELTHQWFGDYVTEYGSTDHWLHESFATYYAKQFTRTVNGEDSYQWGKRGEANASIAADKKDRFPVAHSQGGSARHYPKGSSVIDMIRYVVGDSVFRRSIANYLKEHAYDNVSNHDFMMTFLRTAGINLDWFFDQWVYRAGVPNYSVSYERQKIE from the coding sequence ATGAAACGTCTTTCCATTTATCTCCTGTCCCTTGTCTTGTGTCTAATGTCTTGCGTCTCGTCTCTTGCGACTTCTGCCCAAGACACCTCCATCTGCTACCTGCGCGATGAAGGCGGCAAACCACACGACCATAACGTTGACTTCACCAAAATGGCCTTGAGCGTGAAATTCAATACCAAAGAAGGTATTGTCTTTGGCAATGTGAAATACGACTTCCGGCCTATTCAGTACGTCGTGGACACACTGTTCCTGAATGCACCGGATATTGCGATAAAAAAAGTATTGCTTGATGGAAAAGAAACTCCCTTTGCTATGGACAGCGAAGGGGTTACCATCCGTTTCCTTCAGGCTATGAACTGGAACAAAAGCTATAAACTGGACATTACTTATGAAGCCACTCCTCGCCGGGGTTTATATTTCATAGGTTGGAATGTAAACGCCAAGAACCCCGATGGCGATCGCTACTTCACGCGCAAACAAATATGGACACAAGGACAACTGACCGACAACCGCTATTGGATTCCTTGCTATGATTTCGTGAACGATAAAATGATAACCGAAACAGTAATCACCTTCGATTCAAGCTATACCGTTGTATCAAATGGCAGCCTGAAAAGCAAGAAATATAATGCCGATGGAACAGCCACTTGGCATTATGCCATGAACAAGCCGATGGTTCCTTACCTGATTATGCTGGCCATTGACAAGTATAAATACAAAGACTACAAGAGCAAGAACGGCATGGTGTCTCGTCAATATTATTATGACAACCTTCCGCAAACGGTTGCGCCTACCTACAAATACAGTGCCGAGATGATGGACTGGCTTTCTACTGAATTGGAAACCAAATACCCCTGGCTGACCTATGCCAACATACCGGTGCAGGACTTTATGTATGGTGCGATGGAGAATACCACCGCTACCGTCTATGGTGATTTTTCTTTGAACGATGCACGGATGGAGATGGACCGTCAATACCTCGGCACGAACGCACATGAATTAACGCACCAATGGTTTGGTGATTATGTTACCGAGTACGGCTCTACCGACCACTGGCTGCACGAAAGTTTTGCGACCTATTATGCCAAACAGTTTACAAGAACAGTAAACGGGGAAGATTCTTATCAGTGGGGAAAGCGCGGCGAAGCAAATGCTTCCATCGCTGCAGATAAAAAGGATCGTTTCCCGGTGGCACATAGTCAGGGTGGCTCGGCGCGTCATTATCCCAAGGGAAGTTCGGTGATTGATATGATTCGATATGTAGTGGGCGATTCGGTATTTAGACGCAGCATCGCTAATTATCTTAAAGAACATGCTTATGATAACGTGAGCAATCATGATTTCATGATGACATTTTTGAGAACCGCCGGAATCAACCTCGATTGGTTTTTCGATCAGTGGGTATATCGTGCCGGAGTTCCAAATTATTCAGTGAGTTATGAACGCCAAAAGATAGAGTAG
- a CDS encoding T9SS type A sorting domain-containing protein has protein sequence MKKFANFIVLLIVTVATRGQQSYPITFNHDGLTVNGTFTIPNGTGQFPTVIINAGSGASDRDGTIPMLGANVACLYPDLLNDTLRPYKELSDALVDSGYAVLRYDKLEYTYPTTLGTITFHKLWLPVESAINYVKTRDDVDTSNIILIGHSEGSSLIPFIAKGRTDVKALISIAGARTPFDSILAYQLVNIAQTCGGNVSQAQSQANQILSYFNIIRTNTWNGSTSPLFGVPASVWYDYFLATDSVAINYNLDNLPTLFTGMGLDINVPPAELIRFQNEVTITNDFWSIPGLVHYMTPNNDPHVSPVLTDTIIYWLRQHVLTTGITPINSPDRYFHITPNPFNTDFSISIEKENVTNLSVSLINIFGQIMFSETDENMQGKFTSTYLTGALPSGIYFLNISADGHSMTRRIVKQ, from the coding sequence ATGAAAAAATTTGCAAATTTTATTGTTCTTCTAATCGTGACAGTTGCAACAAGAGGACAACAATCATATCCCATCACCTTCAATCATGACGGTCTAACTGTTAATGGAACATTCACAATTCCAAATGGGACAGGACAATTTCCAACTGTAATTATTAATGCGGGAAGTGGCGCAAGTGACAGAGATGGAACGATTCCAATGTTAGGTGCTAATGTTGCTTGTCTTTATCCTGACTTGCTCAACGACACGCTTCGACCTTATAAAGAGCTATCTGATGCCTTGGTTGATTCTGGCTATGCGGTTTTGCGATATGATAAATTAGAATATACCTATCCAACAACTCTTGGAACCATTACATTTCATAAGCTTTGGTTGCCGGTTGAAAGTGCTATCAATTATGTTAAGACACGCGATGATGTAGATACAAGCAATATCATTCTTATCGGACATAGTGAAGGTTCTAGCCTTATTCCTTTCATAGCCAAAGGAAGAACCGATGTGAAGGCGTTAATATCCATTGCAGGAGCAAGGACACCTTTTGATTCCATATTGGCTTATCAACTTGTAAATATTGCTCAAACTTGTGGAGGAAATGTTTCACAAGCGCAATCGCAGGCAAATCAGATTTTAAGCTACTTCAATATCATTAGAACTAATACGTGGAATGGAAGCACATCACCTTTATTTGGAGTTCCTGCAAGTGTTTGGTATGACTATTTCCTTGCGACAGATTCCGTTGCTATTAATTATAATCTGGACAACCTTCCAACTCTTTTTACAGGAATGGGACTGGATATAAATGTTCCTCCAGCAGAGTTAATACGCTTTCAAAACGAAGTCACCATCACAAACGATTTTTGGAGTATTCCCGGACTTGTTCACTATATGACCCCTAACAATGATCCTCATGTTTCACCCGTTCTAACAGACACGATAATTTACTGGCTTCGTCAGCATGTTCTAACGACCGGTATCACCCCTATTAACTCACCAGACCGTTATTTCCATATCACACCAAACCCGTTCAATACAGACTTTTCTATTTCCATCGAGAAAGAGAATGTGACTAATTTGAGCGTTTCACTTATCAATATTTTTGGGCAAATAATGTTTAGTGAAACCGATGAAAATATGCAAGGCAAATTTACTTCTACGTATTTAACGGGGGCACTTCCATCAGGTATATATTTTCTAAACATTTCTGCTGACGGACATTCTATGACAAGGAGAATTGTCAAACAATGA
- a CDS encoding T9SS type A sorting domain-containing protein: MKHILLTLFLFVNVLLVFSQTTADYLVPLTATTSLVPPQVTVQWPYSDSATSYKVYRKTKEATSWGIILATLTPSDTFYVDNNVSVDSAYEYKVEKAAYNRVLAGYIYSAVRLPAVHDKGILLLLVDSLFADSLPVQIERLMKDISGDGWQVKQMVMGRNELVPSVKAKILNVVAEDSARTKAVLLLGHIPVPYSGDINPDGHSNHRGAWPADAYYGDINSSWTDISVNDTTSSYALNKNIPGDGKFDQSNLPSNLELEISRVDFYNMPSIPRSEVQLMKNYLDKDHAYRHKLFEPVHRGLVDDNFGVFSGEAFASCGYRNFAPLLGRENIFNRDFISTLDTASYQWAYGCGGGSFNSAGGIGSTTNFATKSVNAVFTMLFGSYFGDWNSQNNFLRAPLCADEPALTCCWAGRPYWFFHHMAMGEHIGFSARLSQNNPYLYSGNFGVRSVHVALMGDLTLKQDVVAPVTQLTATPHASAPLGASLNWTASVDTVLGYYVYKSTTAFSRYEQISGLLTSNTFYDSVGTDGLYYYMVRAAKLQSSPSGMYINLSEGITDSATVTYPFITEATHLDDNLEVTLFPNPASDLFSLKVNESLQGSTFTLYDCVGKEIQSIYLTAQETICHLPSSGLYFWQLQKDDQLIKTGKIISAQ, from the coding sequence ATGAAACATATTCTACTGACCCTGTTTCTGTTTGTCAATGTATTACTTGTTTTTTCCCAAACCACGGCAGACTATCTGGTTCCGCTGACCGCCACGACGAGCCTAGTTCCACCCCAGGTAACTGTTCAATGGCCTTATTCGGATAGCGCTACTTCCTATAAAGTGTATCGAAAAACCAAAGAAGCAACCAGTTGGGGAATCATTCTCGCGACGCTCACGCCTTCAGATACCTTTTACGTTGACAACAATGTTTCTGTGGATTCTGCTTATGAATATAAAGTGGAAAAAGCTGCCTACAACAGAGTTTTGGCGGGTTATATCTATTCAGCGGTGCGTCTGCCTGCCGTGCATGACAAAGGGATACTTCTGTTGCTGGTTGATTCACTCTTTGCAGATTCCCTTCCGGTGCAGATAGAACGTCTGATGAAAGACATCAGTGGCGATGGTTGGCAGGTGAAGCAAATGGTGATGGGAAGAAACGAACTTGTACCTTCGGTCAAAGCGAAAATATTGAATGTGGTGGCAGAAGATTCTGCACGTACAAAGGCGGTGTTACTACTGGGACATATACCGGTGCCTTATAGCGGCGACATAAATCCTGATGGCCACTCTAACCACCGCGGTGCCTGGCCCGCCGATGCGTATTATGGAGACATTAACTCCTCTTGGACAGATATTTCTGTAAATGACACTACCTCATCCTATGCACTGAATAAAAATATTCCGGGCGACGGAAAGTTTGACCAAAGCAACCTTCCTTCCAATCTGGAACTTGAAATCAGCCGCGTGGATTTCTATAACATGCCCTCCATTCCGAGAAGTGAAGTACAGTTGATGAAGAATTATCTGGATAAAGACCACGCTTATCGTCACAAATTATTTGAGCCGGTACATCGTGGGCTGGTAGATGATAATTTTGGAGTATTCAGTGGCGAAGCCTTTGCCAGTTGCGGCTATCGAAATTTTGCTCCGCTTCTGGGTCGCGAGAATATTTTCAATCGCGATTTTATTTCTACGCTCGATACGGCTTCCTATCAATGGGCTTATGGTTGCGGAGGAGGCTCTTTTAACAGCGCCGGTGGCATAGGAAGTACAACTAATTTTGCCACCAAATCTGTCAACGCTGTTTTCACCATGCTTTTTGGCAGCTACTTCGGCGATTGGAATTCGCAGAACAATTTCCTCCGCGCTCCGCTTTGTGCCGATGAACCGGCGCTGACTTGTTGCTGGGCCGGTCGGCCATATTGGTTCTTTCATCACATGGCTATGGGCGAACATATCGGTTTCTCTGCCCGGCTTTCACAAAACAATCCCTACCTCTATAGCGGAAACTTTGGCGTCCGTTCCGTTCACGTGGCGCTGATGGGCGACCTCACCTTAAAACAAGATGTGGTGGCTCCCGTTACCCAGCTCACTGCTACTCCCCACGCCTCCGCTCCGCTAGGAGCAAGCCTCAACTGGACGGCTTCTGTTGATACCGTGCTGGGCTATTATGTTTATAAAAGCACCACTGCCTTTAGCCGCTACGAACAGATTAGCGGGCTGCTCACCTCCAATACATTCTATGATTCTGTGGGAACCGATGGACTCTATTACTACATGGTTCGCGCGGCTAAACTTCAATCCTCGCCATCGGGCATGTATATAAATCTGAGCGAAGGAATTACCGATTCGGCTACGGTTACCTATCCTTTCATTACTGAAGCTACACACTTGGACGACAATTTGGAAGTAACCCTCTTTCCAAATCCTGCATCCGACCTGTTTTCTTTAAAGGTGAATGAATCCTTACAAGGTTCCACATTCACCCTCTATGATTGCGTTGGAAAAGAAATTCAGTCAATTTACCTGACAGCGCAAGAAACAATCTGCCACCTGCCATCATCCGGCCTTTATTTCTGGCAACTTCAAAAAGATGACCAATTAATAAAGACAGGTAAAATCATTTCTGCCCAATAA
- the murQ gene encoding N-acetylmuramic acid 6-phosphate etherase, producing MFATVKITESPSLYRHLEKMTTNELLANINIEDQKVAEAVKKVIPQIEKLVVAVTDKMLSGGRLFYIGAGTSGRLGIVDASECPPTFGVPHGLVIGLMAGGDSAIRKAVEFAEDSREQGWKDLQEYSVNQRDVVVGIAASGRTPYVVGALDLCRKNNILTGCISCNPDSQVTQHADFPIEVITGPEFVTGSTRMKAGTAQKLVLNMLSTAVMIKLGRVEDNRMVHMQLSNEKLIERGTKMVMESSGLDETKSRELLLKYGSVKQALEIYLKKK from the coding sequence ATCTTCGCAACCGTGAAAATCACCGAATCGCCATCTCTCTATCGTCATCTTGAAAAGATGACCACGAACGAATTGTTGGCTAATATCAATATCGAAGATCAAAAAGTAGCTGAGGCAGTAAAAAAGGTGATTCCCCAAATCGAAAAATTGGTAGTTGCCGTAACTGATAAAATGTTGAGTGGAGGAAGACTCTTTTATATCGGCGCTGGTACCAGTGGGCGCTTGGGCATTGTAGATGCTAGCGAATGTCCGCCTACTTTCGGAGTTCCACATGGTTTGGTCATCGGTCTAATGGCGGGAGGCGACAGTGCCATCCGCAAAGCGGTGGAGTTTGCAGAAGATAGTAGAGAACAAGGTTGGAAAGATTTACAGGAATATAGCGTGAATCAACGCGATGTGGTGGTCGGAATTGCTGCATCAGGTCGAACACCTTATGTAGTAGGCGCGCTAGATCTTTGTAGAAAGAACAACATCCTGACCGGTTGCATTTCCTGCAATCCCGATTCACAGGTAACGCAACATGCCGACTTTCCTATAGAGGTGATTACTGGTCCCGAGTTTGTGACCGGCAGTACCCGAATGAAAGCCGGAACAGCACAGAAACTAGTACTAAATATGCTGAGTACGGCTGTAATGATAAAGTTAGGAAGAGTTGAGGACAACCGGATGGTGCACATGCAACTGAGCAATGAAAAGCTAATTGAACGAGGAACTAAAATGGTGATGGAATCAAGTGGATTAGATGAAACAAAAAGCCGCGAACTGTTACTGAAATACGGAAGCGTAAAACAGGCGCTAGAAATCTATCTGAAGAAAAAATGA
- a CDS encoding insulinase family protein, which translates to MAKQARKYFIYTNLSADKFDRKNGISKICLMTYRLFKSLFYRSVGMIVVLLLFSSQAQTQEISSTDSFVYFSQLPNGINFLLAPREKDNKVEISYYIKVGTVYENDTISGISHILQSILADKIASYLRNDQNPVSFNNTALKTFVTPELSVFQLSTPPSKFSDCLRLLRDSLNYATVSDKEITNKAEQVKKEYAEIGRSFRDEYMLKLKQHIYRYEADRQIQTGDTSDYVNINEKNMGSFYHKYYGPNNSIVNVIGKFNLYALQDTLTKVFNRVPRLEFDPESITKIFDFKTMVYTSRFSITAPEGVEPEIKISWMFPGARTNAASSHCGYLLTTLLNDENNYIQVKARKMGCKMMRAEYDGYNFSGIFTVTLKPGKENFLQVYEFVRGELFKMDKMLINESMMAAAKVNFKNWFEKFHLTSAYPSQITRFWVYNYEKYLPTLSDSVMNISEKRMHKFINEYINESARTTAVIASESDYVAMKLDSAMVAFNDSILNLSFTYPQNVTDLEGEENLNKLNILVQWLRENPDINVQVNGMADTKEINMMKDRSVLAFIDTIPTFERVKGDFLIRSMMRTEMLRALKVVRQLYLHGIELNRLKGTSMAFRSKTKEEEDENRRCTLSFEKQKVNYTLREQFYESAK; encoded by the coding sequence ATGGCAAAGCAAGCAAGAAAATATTTCATTTACACGAATTTATCTGCCGACAAATTTGACAGAAAGAATGGTATTTCCAAAATTTGCCTCATGACGTATAGATTATTTAAAAGCCTTTTCTATAGATCGGTTGGAATGATTGTGGTTCTTTTGCTGTTTTCATCTCAGGCTCAGACTCAGGAAATATCTTCCACCGACAGCTTTGTATACTTCTCCCAACTTCCTAATGGAATCAACTTTCTGTTAGCTCCCCGCGAAAAGGATAATAAAGTTGAAATCAGCTATTACATAAAGGTGGGAACAGTTTATGAAAACGATACTATCAGCGGCATATCTCATATTCTTCAAAGCATTCTGGCAGATAAAATTGCCTCTTATCTTCGCAATGACCAAAACCCAGTTTCGTTTAATAATACAGCGCTTAAAACCTTTGTAACACCCGAGCTCTCGGTTTTTCAGCTTTCTACTCCGCCCTCTAAATTCTCTGATTGCCTTCGATTATTGCGCGATTCCCTAAACTATGCTACGGTTTCAGATAAGGAGATAACCAATAAAGCAGAACAGGTAAAAAAGGAGTATGCTGAAATCGGCAGAAGTTTTCGCGATGAATATATGCTGAAATTGAAACAGCATATCTACCGATATGAAGCCGATCGTCAAATCCAGACTGGTGATACATCTGACTATGTAAACATCAATGAAAAGAATATGGGGAGTTTTTACCATAAATATTATGGTCCTAATAATTCCATAGTCAACGTCATCGGCAAATTCAACCTCTACGCCCTTCAAGATACCTTAACAAAGGTTTTTAACCGCGTTCCCAGACTAGAGTTTGATCCTGAATCCATCACTAAGATTTTTGATTTTAAAACGATGGTGTACACCTCACGCTTTTCAATAACCGCTCCGGAAGGAGTGGAACCGGAGATAAAAATATCTTGGATGTTTCCGGGAGCTCGAACAAACGCTGCTTCCAGTCATTGCGGATACCTGCTCACCACTCTGTTGAACGATGAAAACAATTATATTCAGGTGAAGGCACGCAAGATGGGTTGCAAAATGATGCGAGCAGAGTACGATGGCTATAATTTCAGTGGCATCTTTACGGTTACACTTAAACCAGGTAAAGAAAATTTCCTACAGGTTTATGAATTTGTTAGGGGGGAGTTGTTTAAGATGGATAAGATGCTGATAAACGAAAGTATGATGGCTGCGGCGAAGGTTAATTTTAAAAATTGGTTTGAAAAATTCCATCTCACGAGCGCATATCCTTCACAGATCACCCGTTTCTGGGTTTATAACTATGAGAAATACCTGCCAACTTTGTCGGACAGTGTGATGAATATATCCGAGAAGAGAATGCACAAATTCATCAATGAATACATTAATGAAAGTGCACGTACTACTGCCGTCATTGCGAGCGAATCTGACTATGTCGCTATGAAGCTCGACTCCGCCATGGTAGCATTCAACGATTCTATTCTAAATTTATCATTTACCTATCCTCAAAATGTTACCGATCTAGAGGGAGAGGAAAACTTGAATAAACTAAACATTCTGGTGCAGTGGCTTCGTGAAAATCCGGATATCAATGTACAAGTAAATGGAATGGCTGACACCAAAGAAATAAACATGATGAAGGATCGAAGCGTATTAGCTTTTATTGATACAATTCCTACTTTCGAGCGAGTAAAAGGTGATTTTTTAATTAGATCCATGATGCGTACAGAAATGCTACGTGCTTTAAAAGTTGTCCGGCAACTATATCTACATGGGATTGAATTGAACAGATTGAAAGGTACTAGCATGGCCTTTCGATCCAAAACAAAAGAGGAGGAAGATGAAAACAGAAGATGTACGCTTTCATTTGAAAAACAGAAAGTCAATTATACCTTGCGTGAACAATTCTATGAATCCGCAAAATAA
- a CDS encoding acyl-CoA thioesterase, whose protein sequence is MQRKTCKESVVVMTEIVLPNDTNVLGNLRGGKILHWMDIASAIAGGKHSNAVVVTASVDNVSFENPIKLGDVVTITARVTRTFNTSMEIHLEVWAENLPSQNRYKCNEAYYTFVALDSNGRPKKATPLIPETEDEKKMYDSALARRELRLVLAGRLKMDATKELKKMFEVPIS, encoded by the coding sequence ATGCAAAGAAAAACATGTAAAGAGTCGGTCGTTGTAATGACTGAAATAGTATTGCCAAATGACACCAACGTACTGGGCAATCTGCGGGGAGGGAAAATTCTCCATTGGATGGATATTGCCTCAGCTATTGCTGGTGGGAAACATTCCAACGCTGTGGTGGTGACCGCATCGGTAGATAATGTGTCTTTTGAAAATCCGATAAAATTGGGTGATGTAGTGACTATTACAGCTCGTGTTACTCGTACGTTCAATACCTCAATGGAAATACACCTAGAGGTTTGGGCTGAAAATCTCCCCTCCCAAAACCGTTATAAATGTAACGAGGCATATTACACCTTCGTGGCATTGGATAGCAACGGAAGACCCAAAAAAGCAACTCCCTTAATTCCCGAAACGGAAGATGAAAAGAAGATGTACGACTCTGCTTTAGCCCGAAGAGAACTAAGACTTGTGTTGGCCGGAAGGCTTAAGATGGACGCAACAAAAGAATTGAAAAAAATGTTCGAGGTTCCTATTAGTTAG
- a CDS encoding DUF421 domain-containing protein — MDFDALSIFIVIGKSIAVYVFIVLAIRLFGKKELAQLSVMDLVFILLISNSVQNAMVGADNSLIGGLAAATGLFLINYLFKWVLQSFPSVGHAIQGRAMMLIYRGNVLEENLNKSMLTNDELHAVVREHGVEKIEEVDLAVLEVDGSISVMSKEYAHRTIRKRKAHKAVTKSN, encoded by the coding sequence ATGGACTTCGACGCACTATCTATTTTCATCGTTATAGGTAAATCCATTGCGGTTTATGTTTTTATCGTGCTTGCTATTCGCCTATTTGGGAAAAAAGAACTTGCCCAACTTTCGGTTATGGACTTAGTATTTATTTTGCTCATTAGCAATTCAGTTCAAAACGCTATGGTCGGTGCGGACAACTCGTTAATAGGCGGACTGGCTGCCGCAACTGGATTATTCCTTATTAATTATTTATTCAAGTGGGTATTGCAATCATTCCCCTCTGTAGGCCACGCTATTCAGGGAAGAGCTATGATGCTGATTTATAGAGGAAATGTTCTCGAAGAGAATTTAAACAAATCCATGTTGACTAATGATGAACTGCATGCGGTAGTACGGGAACACGGAGTGGAGAAAATAGAAGAAGTAGATCTAGCAGTTCTTGAAGTGGATGGCAGCATCAGTGTGATGTCAAAAGAGTATGCACATCGCACTATACGAAAGAGGAAAGCACATAAAGCGGTCACTAAATCTAACTAA
- the asnB gene encoding asparagine synthase (glutamine-hydrolyzing) has translation MCGIAGFIDSSLTGDAGRETAHRMLQKIVHRGPEASNVWSEGGVTLGHNRLKIIDLSDEANQPFEYEGVVLIFNGEVYNYLEIKKELEGKGFRFRTQSDTEVVCAAYKCWGEDCVQRFMGMWAFALWDGSEQKLFCSRDRFGIKPFYYVERGASFYFASEYKALKEIPNFDRTLNLEQFKRALQFSSVVYKEETFYKNMWSLLPAHNIVWQGGILTVSRYWDIDFSQKTSNLSWEDKKEKFYLLFRESVMMHSRSDVKSGTCLSGGLDSSTISSMYSTLFPEAKMKSFSIYYENDVDERPFVREVVKKYPNIEPHYFSPNETQIADCFHRAAYHADVPLTGSSFISQYFLMQLAKNEGVTVLLDGQGADEYLGGYLHSFYRVIGQLFSSFKVVEGLSLLNNLSQREQFAVSKRRDFLMRSIAGAFSNENRMYSLEYSRVNRFLKEKKKDLNFEDKTSDRFNNFLYHTLMSTTLPTLLHFEDRNSMAFSLESRVPFLDHRLVEFAFTLSREDRINEQAETKYILRESMKKILPEVVYSRKDKKGFVTPGEKQWLSGPLRFLMDIDYSAMDWLNVSEAKHAVEEYKNGNNAFAIIAWRLGCFSYWLKNFN, from the coding sequence ATGTGTGGTATCGCAGGTTTTATTGACAGTTCGCTGACAGGGGATGCAGGCCGGGAAACGGCACATCGGATGCTGCAAAAGATTGTGCATCGGGGGCCCGAGGCTTCGAATGTATGGAGTGAAGGGGGCGTTACGCTGGGGCATAACCGCCTGAAGATTATTGACCTTTCCGATGAAGCGAATCAGCCTTTTGAGTATGAGGGTGTGGTGCTTATTTTTAATGGAGAGGTTTATAATTATTTAGAGATTAAGAAGGAATTGGAGGGGAAAGGCTTCCGGTTCAGGACGCAGAGTGATACCGAGGTGGTATGCGCGGCTTATAAATGCTGGGGGGAAGATTGCGTACAGCGGTTTATGGGCATGTGGGCCTTTGCCTTATGGGATGGATCGGAGCAAAAGCTTTTTTGTTCGCGCGACCGATTTGGCATCAAGCCCTTTTATTATGTGGAGCGAGGCGCGAGTTTTTATTTTGCTTCAGAATATAAGGCACTGAAGGAGATCCCGAATTTTGATCGCACATTAAACTTGGAACAGTTTAAGCGGGCGCTTCAGTTTTCATCAGTAGTTTATAAGGAAGAGACTTTTTATAAGAATATGTGGTCCCTTTTGCCAGCACATAACATAGTGTGGCAGGGAGGGATACTTACAGTTTCAAGATATTGGGATATAGATTTCAGCCAAAAAACTTCAAATCTTTCATGGGAAGATAAAAAGGAGAAGTTCTATTTGTTATTCCGTGAGTCAGTGATGATGCACTCTCGGAGTGATGTAAAAAGCGGAACCTGTTTGAGCGGTGGATTAGATTCTTCGACAATTTCCTCGATGTATTCTACTTTATTTCCTGAGGCAAAGATGAAGTCGTTTTCTATTTATTATGAAAACGATGTGGATGAAAGACCCTTTGTACGTGAGGTAGTGAAAAAGTATCCGAACATAGAGCCACATTATTTTTCACCAAACGAAACGCAGATTGCTGATTGCTTTCACCGAGCGGCTTATCATGCGGACGTTCCTTTGACTGGCTCATCCTTTATTTCACAGTATTTTCTGATGCAGTTAGCCAAAAATGAGGGAGTTACTGTGCTGCTCGATGGACAAGGGGCTGATGAATATCTGGGTGGATATCTTCATTCGTTTTATCGCGTTATTGGACAGTTGTTCTCGTCTTTCAAAGTTGTAGAAGGATTGAGCCTTTTGAACAATTTGAGCCAACGGGAGCAGTTTGCTGTTTCAAAACGGAGAGATTTTTTAATGCGAAGTATTGCGGGAGCCTTTAGCAACGAAAACAGGATGTATTCTTTAGAATATTCACGTGTCAATAGATTTTTAAAGGAGAAGAAAAAGGATCTAAATTTTGAAGATAAGACCAGCGACCGCTTCAATAATTTTCTCTACCACACTTTGATGAGCACTACATTGCCAACCCTTCTTCATTTTGAAGACCGGAACTCGATGGCTTTTTCTTTGGAGTCGAGAGTTCCCTTTCTAGATCATCGTTTAGTGGAATTTGCTTTCACTTTATCGCGTGAAGACCGAATTAATGAGCAAGCGGAAACGAAATATATTCTGCGTGAATCCATGAAGAAGATTCTGCCCGAAGTTGTTTATTCTCGAAAGGATAAAAAGGGATTTGTTACACCGGGAGAAAAACAATGGCTAAGTGGACCGCTGCGGTTCTTGATGGATATAGATTATAGCGCCATGGATTGGCTGAATGTTTCTGAAGCAAAACACGCAGTGGAAGAGTATAAAAATGGAAATAATGCTTTTGCCATCATCGCATGGAGGTTGGGGTGTTTCAGTTATTGGCTTAAAAACTTCAATTGA
- a CDS encoding DUF1573 domain-containing protein encodes MRKVFLLLSVFALSASIFSCRKKGEIPPEIKMEAEMLTDTTTIEFVDSVDFFFDTITAGDKVQHTFHIKNTGDKNLIIARAFGSCGCTVPEYPKDPVKPGETAAIHVTFNSEGKLNEQKKQVTIVCNTEKRNEVVLLTGFVKEKN; translated from the coding sequence ATGAGAAAGGTATTCTTATTACTATCAGTTTTTGCGCTCTCGGCTAGTATATTTTCATGTAGAAAAAAAGGCGAGATTCCTCCTGAAATAAAGATGGAGGCTGAGATGCTCACAGACACAACAACTATCGAGTTTGTTGATTCTGTAGATTTCTTTTTTGACACTATTACTGCGGGAGATAAAGTACAACACACTTTTCACATTAAAAATACAGGCGATAAAAACCTAATCATCGCACGCGCTTTTGGCTCCTGCGGATGTACGGTGCCGGAATATCCAAAAGACCCTGTTAAGCCTGGCGAAACTGCTGCAATTCACGTAACCTTCAATTCGGAAGGGAAGCTAAATGAACAAAAAAAGCAGGTGACCATAGTTTGTAATACCGAAAAGCGTAATGAAGTAGTTCTCCTTACGGGTTTTGTAAAAGAAAAAAATTAA